A window of Asterias rubens chromosome 22, eAstRub1.3, whole genome shotgun sequence contains these coding sequences:
- the LOC117305373 gene encoding uncharacterized protein LOC117305373 codes for MMKFSFFQSVTVSLLVAVLLAHFGPGFGSVVPACEKGHFRPKPTESCTPCTVCNGRTIESETCRRNADTVCVARRTCPSDAFLDRGTGLCQRCTRFCPSPLVKTSPCLEEADAECGQRSSKVHGKSSRRRGSSSRSRRRKQRRGKRQKYRLHAEEAGPLDKPEKVCPDGYFYDLNYRKCVVCSSGACEFTEVAACSKHSDRVCGKERPHSSPTETSTIFDPFDSIRDNKLPDTVKEKQRSRLLSNEYPDSSSKGKRIDSEYQISESLDANYPKNHEVNIKSDSSQMVLSNSPEALD; via the coding sequence ATGATGAAGTTCAGTTTCTTTCAGAGTGTGACGGTAAGTCTTTTAGTGGCCGTACTTCTTGCTCATTTTGGGCCGGGCTTTGGAAGCGTTGTCCCCGCCTGCGAGAAGGGGCACTTCCGTCCCAAACCAACAGAAAGCTGTACACCGTGTACCGTCTGCAACGGCCGCACGATAGAATCTGAAACCTGCCGACGCAACGCGGACACTGTGTGCGTGGCACGTAGGACCTGCCCATCCGATGCGTTCCTGGACAGGGGGACCGGGTTGTGTCAAAGATGCACGAGATTCTGTCCATCTCCGCTTGTTAAGACGTCGCCTTGTCTTGAAGAAGCCGACGCAGAATGCGGTCAGAGGTCATCGAAAGTTCATGGGAAGAGCAGCCGGAGAAGAGGGTCGAGCAGTCGGTCTCGACGGAGAAAACAGAGGCGGGGAAAGAGGCAGAAGTACCGGTTGCACGCAGAGGAGGCAGGCCCCCTTGATAAACCAGAGAAGGTGTGCCCAGATGGCTATTTTTATGATCTGAACTACAGAAAGTGCGTTGTTTGTAGCAGCGGGGCTTGCGAATTCACCGAAGTCGCGGCGTGCTCCAAACACAGCGATCGCGTCTGCGGCAAGGAGCGGCCGCATTCATCACCAACCGAAACATCCACGATATTCGATCCCTTCGATTCGATTCGAGATAACAAGCTCCCCGATACGGTGAAGGAGAAACAACGATCCCGGTTACTCAGCAACGAGTACCCGGATTCATCATCCAAGGGGAAAAGAATCGATTCCGAATACCAGATTTCCGAGAGTCTCGATGCTAACTACCCGAAGAATCATGAGGTCAACATCAAATCGGATTCGTCGCAGATGGTGCTGAGTAATAGCCCAGAGGCGTTAGATTAG